From one Drosophila subpulchrella strain 33 F10 #4 breed RU33 chromosome 3L, RU_Dsub_v1.1 Primary Assembly, whole genome shotgun sequence genomic stretch:
- the LOC119554332 gene encoding uncharacterized protein LOC119554332, whose product MGYLVTYFALMLASWGIRLCPRLYLPLGHSVLSLEIANITRAFVEANIYTVFTVLILMTPSKMSTTHKGRNLKFLFVMPYMLQYFCCFWSTAQNIKDLLTKPEMLAVKDYLPAHLKMIAILILQLLAMIEIGLVLFYSLKKEPQQVAKQVKLLQEEKIQEPVAIRWN is encoded by the coding sequence ATGGGATACTTAGTTACTTATTTTGCGCTGATGCTGGCCTCCTGGGGAATCCGGCTTTGTCCACGGCTCTATCTTCCTTTGGGTCATTCGGTTCTGAGTCTGGAGATCGCCAACATTACACGGGCCTTTGTGGAGGCCAATATTTACACTGTCTTTACAGTACTGATACTTATGACGCCCTCGAAAATGTCTACAACCCATAAGGGACGCAacctcaagtttctcttcgtAATGCCCTATATGTTGCAgtatttttgttgtttctggAGCACTGCACAAAATATCAAGGATCTGCTGACCAAACCGGAGATGCTGGCCGTCAAGGATTATTTACCAGCACATCTCAAAATGATTGCGATTCTTATATTGCAGCTACTGGCAATGATAGAAATTGGTTTAGTTTTATTCTACAGCCTGAAAAAGGAACCCCAGCAGGTGGCGAAACAAGTGAAGTTACTGCAGGAGGAGAAGATACAAGAACCAGTAGCTATAAGATGGAATTAA